A part of Caretta caretta isolate rCarCar2 chromosome 1, rCarCar1.hap1, whole genome shotgun sequence genomic DNA contains:
- the LOC125636412 gene encoding olfactory receptor 52R1-like: MQETPVCLRVTHLLLYFMPDSNTTNFTNPSTFILLGIPGLEAAHVWISIPFCTMYIIAILGNVTILFVVKREPSLHGPMYYFLCMLAVTDLVLSTSILPKTLSIFWFNSREIDFSACLTQMYFIHCFLVVESGMFVAMAFDRYVAICNPLRHSTTLTNPVVAKISLAMVLRGCMFILPYLFLARQWPYCRTNIIPHTHCEHMAVVKLACADTHVSNYYGLFVLFCVKGMDIIFIFLSYIQILRSIFSLPTKDARLKAFGTCGSHLCAIFTFYISSLFSSLNHRYGHNVALHFHVFMANVYLLVPPMLNPIIYGVRTKQIRDRLLHLVTHKGT; encoded by the coding sequence ATGCAGGAGACACCAGTCTGCCTCAGAGTTACACACCTTCTCCTCTACTTCATGCCAGATTCCAACACAACCaacttcaccaacccctccaccttcatcctgctgggcattcctggcctggaggcagcccatgtctggatctccatccccttctgcaccatgtACATCATAGCCATCTTAGGGAACGTCACCATCCTGTTCGTCGTGAAGAGGGAGCCGAGCCTCCatgggcccatgtactatttcctctgcatgctggccgtCACCGACCTGGTCCTGTCTACGTCCATCCTGCCCAAAACACTGAGTATCTTCTGGTTTAATTCCAGGGAGATagatttcagtgcctgcctcacccagatgtatTTCATTCACTGCTTCTTAGTGGTGGAGTCTGGGATGTTCGTGGCTATGGCTTTTgatcgctacgtggccatctgcAATCCCCTGAGACATTCTACCACCCTTACAAACCCTGTGGTGGCCAAGATCAGCCTGGCTATGGTGTTGCGTGGTTGCATGTTCATATTGCCCTATCTCTTCCTGGCGAGGCAatggccatattgcagaaccaacatTATCCCCCACACGCACTGTGAGCACATGGCCGTGGTGAAGTTGGCCTGTGCAGACACTCACGTCAGTAATTACTACGGCCTCTTTGTGCTATTCTGTGTGAAGGGTATGGATATAATTTTTATCTTCCTGTCTTATATCCAGATCCTCAGGAgcatcttcagcctccccacaaaggacgCTCGGCTCAAGGCTTTTGGgacctgtggctcccacctctgtgccatTTTTACCTTTTACATCtcatctctcttctcctctctcaaCCACCGGTATGGACACAATGTGGCCCTGCATTTCCACGTTTTCATGGCCAACGTGTACCTCCTGGTGCCCCCCATgctaaaccccatcatctacGGGGTGAGGACCAAGCAGATCCGGGACAGACTGCTCCATCTCGTTACTCATAAAGGGACCTAA